One part of the Arabidopsis thaliana chromosome 1 sequence genome encodes these proteins:
- a CDS encoding Regulator of Vps4 activity in the MVB pathway protein (Regulator of Vps4 activity in the MVB pathway protein; INVOLVED IN: biological_process unknown; LOCATED IN: endomembrane system; EXPRESSED IN: 22 plant structures; EXPRESSED DURING: 13 growth stages; CONTAINS InterPro DOMAIN/s: Protein of unknown function DUF292, eukaryotic (InterPro:IPR005061); BEST Arabidopsis thaliana protein match is: Regulator of Vps4 activity in the MVB pathway protein (TAIR:AT1G34220.2); Has 35333 Blast hits to 34131 proteins in 2444 species: Archae - 798; Bacteria - 22429; Metazoa - 974; Fungi - 991; Plants - 531; Viruses - 0; Other Eukaryotes - 9610 (source: NCBI BLink).), with the protein MNLWAAYEILELFCEFILARVPILESEKECPRELREAIASIIFAAPRCSEVPDLLQIKNLFGTKYGKEFIMVASELRPDSGVNRTIIEKLSPTSPSGAARLKMLKEIAQEYSLNWDSSATEAEFMKSHEDLLGGAKQIHRQDGISESRPSQQGYGQSSVSREVESLPAEATQRFQKLQAQNPVSKSMPSSKLTSAFQAPPDTRRNQTDVMEIARAALASADRATAAARAAAQLVNVSYGATTPTVAAEGKPLNLM; encoded by the exons ATGAATTTATGGGCAGCTTATGAGATATTGGAGCTATTCTGCGAGTTTATACTTGCTCGTGTTCCAATTCTTGAAAGTGAAAA GGAATGCCCGAGAGAGTTGAGAGAGGCTATTGCTAGCATTATCTTTGCTGCTCCAAGGTGCTCTGAAGTACCTGATCTTCTTCAAATAAAGAATCTGTTTGGTACAAAATATGGAAAAGAATTTATCATGGTTGCTTCTGAGCTTCGTCCGGATTCTGGTGTCAATCGTACT ATCATTGAGAAGCTTTCTCCTACCAGTCCATCTGGAGCGGCAAGGCTCAAGATGTTAAAGGAAATTGCGCAGGAGTACAGTTTGAATTGGGATTCTTCTGCCACGGAAGCAGAGTTCATGAAGAGCCATGAAGACCTACTG GGTGGAGCTAAGCAAATACATCGTCAAGATGGTATCTCTGAATCTCGACCGTCCCAACAAGGCTACGGTCAGTCTTCGGTTTCTAGGGAAGTTGAAAGTCTGCCTGCAGAGGCCACACAGAGATTCCAAAAGCTTCAAGCTCAAAACCCAGTGAGCAAAAGCATGCCATCATCTAAGCTGACTTCAGCCTTTCAAGCTCCTCCTGATACTAGACGGAATCAGACTGATGTAATGGAGATAGCTCGAGCTGCCCTAGCTAGCGCTGATCGTGCAACAGCAGCTGCTCGTGCTGCTGCGCAACTAGTGAATGTCTCTTATGGGGCTACTACACCCACAGTAGCAGCAGAAGGGAAGCCCTTAAACTTAATGTAG
- a CDS encoding Regulator of Vps4 activity in the MVB pathway protein (Regulator of Vps4 activity in the MVB pathway protein; CONTAINS InterPro DOMAIN/s: Protein of unknown function DUF292, eukaryotic (InterPro:IPR005061); BEST Arabidopsis thaliana protein match is: Regulator of Vps4 activity in the MVB pathway protein (TAIR:AT1G34220.2); Has 638 Blast hits to 625 proteins in 177 species: Archae - 0; Bacteria - 0; Metazoa - 143; Fungi - 157; Plants - 289; Viruses - 0; Other Eukaryotes - 49 (source: NCBI BLink).), whose amino-acid sequence MSLLNQLFNRGIFGAKCKTSLNLAIARMKLLQNKRDMQLKHMKKEIAHFLQAGQEPIARIRVEHVIREMNLWAAYEILELFCEFILARVPILESEKECPRELREAIASIIFAAPRCSEVPDLLQIKNLFGTKYGKEFIMVASELRPDSGVNRTIIEKLSPTSPSGAARLKMLKEIAQEYSLNWDSSATEAEFMKSHEDLLGGAKQIHRQDGISESRPSQQGYGQSSVSREVESLPAEATQRFQKLQAQNPVSKSMPSSKLTSAFQAPPDTRRNQTDVMEIARAALASADRATAAARAAAQLVNVSYGATTPTVAAEGKPLNLM is encoded by the exons ATGTCGCTGCTAAACCAACTCTTCAACCGTGGGATCTTTGGCGCCAAATg CAAGACAAGCTTGAACTTGGCGATAGCTCGAATGAAATTGCTGCAAAACAAGAGAGATATGCAGCTTAAACATATGAAGAAGGAGATAGCTCACTTCTTGCAAGCTGGACAAGAACCCATTGCTCGAATTCGG GTGGAGCATGTGATCAGAGAAATGAATTTATGGGCAGCTTATGAGATATTGGAGCTATTCTGCGAGTTTATACTTGCTCGTGTTCCAATTCTTGAAAGTGAAAA GGAATGCCCGAGAGAGTTGAGAGAGGCTATTGCTAGCATTATCTTTGCTGCTCCAAGGTGCTCTGAAGTACCTGATCTTCTTCAAATAAAGAATCTGTTTGGTACAAAATATGGAAAAGAATTTATCATGGTTGCTTCTGAGCTTCGTCCGGATTCTGGTGTCAATCGTACT ATCATTGAGAAGCTTTCTCCTACCAGTCCATCTGGAGCGGCAAGGCTCAAGATGTTAAAGGAAATTGCGCAGGAGTACAGTTTGAATTGGGATTCTTCTGCCACGGAAGCAGAGTTCATGAAGAGCCATGAAGACCTACTG GGTGGAGCTAAGCAAATACATCGTCAAGATGGTATCTCTGAATCTCGACCGTCCCAACAAGGCTACGGTCAGTCTTCGGTTTCTAGGGAAGTTGAAAGTCTGCCTGCAGAGGCCACACAGAGATTCCAAAAGCTTCAAGCTCAAAACCCAGTGAGCAAAAGCATGCCATCATCTAAGCTGACTTCAGCCTTTCAAGCTCCTCCTGATACTAGACGGAATCAGACTGATGTAATGGAGATAGCTCGAGCTGCCCTAGCTAGCGCTGATCGTGCAACAGCAGCTGCTCGTGCTGCTGCGCAACTAGTGAATGTCTCTTATGGGGCTACTACACCCACAGTAGCAGCAGAAGGGAAGCCCTTAAACTTAATGTAG
- a CDS encoding Regulator of Vps4 activity in the MVB pathway protein, whose protein sequence is MKLLQNKRDMQLKHMKKEIAHFLQAGQEPIARIRVEHVIREMNLWAAYEILELFCEFILARVPILESEKECPRELREAIASIIFAAPRCSEVPDLLQIKNLFGTKYGKEFIMVASELRPDSGVNRTIIEKLSPTSPSGAARLKMLKEIAQEYSLNWDSSATEAEFMKSHEDLLGGAKQIHRQDGISESRPSQQGYGQSSVSREVESLPAEATQRFQKLQAQNPVSKSMPSSKLTSAFQAPPDTRRNQTDVMEIARAALASADRATAAARAAAQLVNVSYGATTPTVAAEGKPLNLM, encoded by the exons ATGAAATTGCTGCAAAACAAGAGAGATATGCAGCTTAAACATATGAAGAAGGAGATAGCTCACTTCTTGCAAGCTGGACAAGAACCCATTGCTCGAATTCGG GTGGAGCATGTGATCAGAGAAATGAATTTATGGGCAGCTTATGAGATATTGGAGCTATTCTGCGAGTTTATACTTGCTCGTGTTCCAATTCTTGAAAGTGAAAA GGAATGCCCGAGAGAGTTGAGAGAGGCTATTGCTAGCATTATCTTTGCTGCTCCAAGGTGCTCTGAAGTACCTGATCTTCTTCAAATAAAGAATCTGTTTGGTACAAAATATGGAAAAGAATTTATCATGGTTGCTTCTGAGCTTCGTCCGGATTCTGGTGTCAATCGTACT ATCATTGAGAAGCTTTCTCCTACCAGTCCATCTGGAGCGGCAAGGCTCAAGATGTTAAAGGAAATTGCGCAGGAGTACAGTTTGAATTGGGATTCTTCTGCCACGGAAGCAGAGTTCATGAAGAGCCATGAAGACCTACTG GGTGGAGCTAAGCAAATACATCGTCAAGATGGTATCTCTGAATCTCGACCGTCCCAACAAGGCTACGGTCAGTCTTCGGTTTCTAGGGAAGTTGAAAGTCTGCCTGCAGAGGCCACACAGAGATTCCAAAAGCTTCAAGCTCAAAACCCAGTGAGCAAAAGCATGCCATCATCTAAGCTGACTTCAGCCTTTCAAGCTCCTCCTGATACTAGACGGAATCAGACTGATGTAATGGAGATAGCTCGAGCTGCCCTAGCTAGCGCTGATCGTGCAACAGCAGCTGCTCGTGCTGCTGCGCAACTAGTGAATGTCTCTTATGGGGCTACTACACCCACAGTAGCAGCAGAAGGGAAGCCCTTAAACTTAATGTAG
- the IPT6 gene encoding isopentenyltransferase 6 (isopentenyltransferase 6 (IPT6); CONTAINS InterPro DOMAIN/s: tRNA isopentenyltransferase (InterPro:IPR002627); BEST Arabidopsis thaliana protein match is: isopentenyltransferase 1 (TAIR:AT1G68460.1); Has 7248 Blast hits to 7187 proteins in 2504 species: Archae - 0; Bacteria - 4974; Metazoa - 135; Fungi - 135; Plants - 290; Viruses - 0; Other Eukaryotes - 1714 (source: NCBI BLink).): MQQLMTLLSPPLSHSSLLPTVTTKFGSPRLVTTCMGHAGRKNIKDKVVLITGTTGTGKSRLSVDLATRFFPAEIINSDKMQIYKGFEIVTNLIPLHEQGGVPHHLLGQFHPQDGELTPAEFRSLATLSISKLISSKKLPIVVGGSNSFNHALLAERFDPDIDPFSPGSSLSTICSDLRYKCCILWVDVLEPVLFQHLCNRVDQMIESGLVEQLAELYDPVVDSGRRLGVRKTIGVEEFDRYFRVYPKEMDKGIWDLARKAAYEETVKGMKERTCRLVKKQKEKIMKLIRGGWEIKRLDATAAIMAELNQSTAKGEGKNGREIWEKHIVDESVEIVKKFLLEV, translated from the coding sequence ATGCAACAACTCATGACCTTGTTATCACCACCACTCTCTCATTCTTCTCTCCTTCCCACCGTCACTACCAAATTCGGGTCACCACGATTAGTCACTACGTGCATGGGCCATGCAGGGCGTAAAAATATCAAGGATAAGGTGGTTCTCATCACAGGTACAACAGGCACAGGCAAGTCACGCCTCTCAGTCGATCTTGCCACCCGTTTTTTTCCCGCCGAGATCATAAACTCGGACAAAATGCAAATCTACAAGGGATTCGAGATTGTCACAAATCTAATCCCACTGCATGAGCAAGGAGGAGTCCCGCACCATCTTCTAGGTCAGTTCCACCCACAAGACGGTGAACTCACCCCTGCAGAGTTCCGTTCTTTGGCGACACTGTCCATCTCTAAACTAATTTCTAGCAAGAAACTCCCGATTGTAGTTGGTGGATCCAACTCCTTCAATCACGCTCTACTCGCCGAGCGTTTTGACCCGGATATTGATCCATTCTCTCCCGGATCGAGTCTTTCAACGATCTGCTCTGACCTAAGGTACAAATGTTGCATCTTATGGGTTGATGTTTTAGAGCCGGTTCTGTTCCAACACTTGTGCAATCGTGTCGACCAAATGATCGAGTCGGGATTGGTCGAGCAGCTTGCCGAATTGTACGACCCTGTTGTAGATTCGGGTCGACGACTAGGGGTTCGGAAGACGATAGGAGTAGAGGAGTTCGACCGATACTTTAGAGTATACCCTAAGGAGATGGACAAGGGAATTTGGGACTTAGCGAGAAAGGCGGCGTACGAGGAGACAGTGAAGGGGATGAAAGAGAGGACATGTCGGTTGGTGAAGAAGCAGAAAGAGAAGATCATGAAGCTGATAAGAGGTGGTTGGGAGATTAAGAGGCTTGACGCTACGGCGGCAATTATGGCTGAGCTGAATCAAAGTACGGCAAAGGGAGAAGGAAAGAATGGGAGAGAGATTTGGGAAAAACACATTGTGGATGAAAGTGTCGAGATTGTCAAGAAGTTTTTGTTGGAAGTTTAG
- the NDT2 gene encoding NAD+ transporter 2 (NAD+ transporter 2 (NDT2); FUNCTIONS IN: binding, NAD transporter activity; INVOLVED IN: transport, NAD transport, mitochondrial transport; LOCATED IN: mitochondrial inner membrane, membrane; EXPRESSED IN: 28 plant structures; EXPRESSED DURING: 14 growth stages; CONTAINS InterPro DOMAIN/s: Mitochondrial carrier protein (InterPro:IPR002067), Mitochondrial substrate carrier (InterPro:IPR001993), Mitochondrial substrate/solute carrier (InterPro:IPR018108), Adenine nucleotide translocator 1 (InterPro:IPR002113); BEST Arabidopsis thaliana protein match is: NAD+ transporter 1 (TAIR:AT2G47490.1); Has 30606 Blast hits to 14728 proteins in 470 species: Archae - 0; Bacteria - 8; Metazoa - 12581; Fungi - 9084; Plants - 5612; Viruses - 5; Other Eukaryotes - 3316 (source: NCBI BLink).) has translation MIEHGNSTFDYRSIREVAANAGAGATAGAIAATFVCPLDVIKTRLQVLGLPEAPASGQRGGVIITSLKNIIKEEGYRGMYRGLSPTIIALLPNWAVYFSVYGKLKDVLQSSDGKLSIGSNMIAAAGAGAATSIATNPLWVVKTRLMTQGIRPGVVPYKSVMSAFSRICHEEGVRGLYSGILPSLAGVSHVAIQFPAYEKIKQYMAKMDNTSVENLSPGNVAIASSIAKVIASILTYPHEVIRAKLQEQGQIRNAETKYSGVIDCITKVFRSEGIPGLYRGCATNLLRTTPSAVITFTTYEMMLRFFRQVVPPETNRSDDRRREEERKNLVSRRGEEEDKDLGLRESQTQSNKISTPHIPLGSK, from the exons ATGATTGAACATGGGAACTCTACCTTTGATTACCGGAGTATTAGAGAAGTCGCTGCAAACGCCGGCGCCGGAGCCACCGCAG GGGCTATCGCGGCGACTTTTGTTTGTCCATTAGATGTGATCAAAACAAGGTTACAGGTTCTTGGTCTCCCTGAAGCTCCAGCCTCTGGTCAAAGAG GTGGTGTAATCATTACAAGTCTGAAGAATATAATTAAGGAAGAAGGTTATAGGGGAATGTATCGAGGGCTTTCACCAACCATCATAGCTCTCCTTCCAAATTGGGCT GTCTACTTCTCAGTTTATGGGAAGCTAAAGGATGTGCTGCAGTCAAGTG ATGGCAAGCTTAGTATTGGGTCAAACATGATAGCTGCAGCTGGTGCTGGAGCTGCCACATCTATTGCAACTAATCCGCTTTGGGTTGTCAAGACAAGATTAATG ACGCAAGGAATTAGGCCTGGTGTGGTACCTTACAAAAGTGTAATGTCTGCATTTAGTAGGATTTGTCATGAAGAAGGAGTGCGAGGGTTGTACAG TGGCATATTGCCTTCTTTGGCGGGAGTAAGCCATGTCGCGATCCAGTTTCCAGCTTATGAAAAAATTAAGCAATACATGGCAAAGAtgg ATAATACATCCGTGGAGAATCTGAGTCCTGGGAATGTTGCTATTGCCTCCTCCATCGCGAAAGTGATCGCCTCTATTTTGACTTACCCACACGag GTAATTAGGGCGAAGCTTCAAGAACAAGGGCAGATTAGAAATGCTGAGACTAAGTATTCAGGAGTCATTGATTGCATCACAAAGGTGTTCAGAAGCGAAGGGATTCCTGGGTTGTACCGTGGATGTGCCACTAATCTACTGAGGACAACTCCATCAGCAGTTATTACATTTACAACCTATGAGATGATGCTTAGGTTTTTCCGACAAGTTGTGCCACCAGAGACTAATAGGTCGGATGATcgcagaagagaagaagaaagaaagaatttaGTTAGCcgacgaggagaagaagaagataaagatttGGGTTTGAGAGAATCACAAACTCAATCTAATAAGATCAGCACTCCCCATATCCCTCTTGGAAGcaaataa
- a CDS encoding uncharacterized protein (unknown protein; FUNCTIONS IN: molecular_function unknown; INVOLVED IN: biological_process unknown; LOCATED IN: cellular_component unknown; BEST Arabidopsis thaliana protein match is: unknown protein (TAIR:AT1G68500.1); Has 16 Blast hits to 16 proteins in 6 species: Archae - 0; Bacteria - 0; Metazoa - 0; Fungi - 0; Plants - 16; Viruses - 0; Other Eukaryotes - 0 (source: NCBI BLink).), with product MKKERKRQVQEEEEEKEVEVVVVDALTAAATVAAAAAMEEEEQLWGMRLKAGDGVVDELMTWNTVWLPSCWDVEFVEKNYGVLYNDVVWDDDLWNLNTSTQDNIRQN from the coding sequence atgaagaaggagaggaagagacaagtacaggaggaggaggaggagaaggaggtgGAGGTTGTTGTGGTGGATGCGTTGACAGCAGCAGCAACGGTGGCTGCGGCTGCGGcgatggaggaggaggagcaatTGTGGGGGATGAGGCTTAAGGCGGGAGATGGTGTGGTCGACGAGCTGATGACGTGGAACACCGTTTGGTTGCCTTCATGTTGGGACGTGGAGTTCGTTGAGAAAAACTATGGAGTTTTGTATAATGATGTTGTGTGGGACGATGATCTTTGGAATTTGAACACTTCCACTCAGGATAACATAAGACAAAACTGA
- a CDS encoding Protein kinase superfamily protein (Protein kinase superfamily protein; FUNCTIONS IN: kinase activity; INVOLVED IN: protein amino acid phosphorylation; LOCATED IN: plasma membrane; EXPRESSED IN: 23 plant structures; EXPRESSED DURING: 13 growth stages; CONTAINS InterPro DOMAIN/s: Protein kinase, ATP binding site (InterPro:IPR017441), Protein kinase, catalytic domain (InterPro:IPR000719), Serine/threonine-protein kinase-like domain (InterPro:IPR017442), Protein kinase-like domain (InterPro:IPR011009), Serine/threonine-protein kinase, active site (InterPro:IPR008271); BEST Arabidopsis thaliana protein match is: Protein kinase superfamily protein (TAIR:AT1G18390.2); Has 125531 Blast hits to 123961 proteins in 4878 species: Archae - 118; Bacteria - 14377; Metazoa - 46593; Fungi - 10981; Plants - 34187; Viruses - 597; Other Eukaryotes - 18678 (source: NCBI BLink).), producing METVSVLLFFFLFLLAAEARSTKRTGCKDFTCGEHDFKFPFFRTDMPSRCGLFKLNCSANIPEIQLEKDGKWYTVKSVSQANTITIIDPRLNQSLTTGGCSDLSSFSLPDSPWLKLNTLYKCNNSSRKNGFSYANCRGEGSSLYYNLGDDHDVSGCSPIKTPESWVTPKNGNLSDVNATFSLHIELPGNCFRCHNNGGECTKVKNNYRCVGANTEPNNYHAEMRLGLGIGGSVILIIILVALFAVIHRNYRRKDGSELSRDNSKSDVEFSQVFFKIPIFSYKELQAATDNFSKDRLLGDGGFGTVYYGKVRDGREVAVKRLYEHNYRRLEQFMNEIEILTRLHHKNLVSLYGCTSRRSRELLLVYEFIPNGTVADHLYGENTPHQGFLTWSMRLSIAIETASALAYLHASDIIHRDVKTTNILLDRNFGVKVADFGLSRLLPSDVTHVSTAPQGTPGYVDPEYHRCYHLTDKSDVYSFGVVLVELISSKPAVDISRCKSEINLSSLAINKIQNHATHELIDQNLGYATNEGVRKMTTMVAELAFQCLQQDNTMRPTMEQVVHELKGIQNEEQKCPTYDYREETIIPHPSPPDWGEAALLKNMKFPRSPVSVTDQWTSKSTTPNTSAYEF from the exons ATGGAGACtgtctctgttttgctcttcttcttcctcttccttctaGCGGCAGAAGCAAGGAGCACCAAGCGGACAGGTTGCAAGGATTTCACCTGCGGAGAACATGACTTCAAGTTCCCTTTCTTTAGGACAGACATGCCATCTCGATGCGGTCTTTTCAAGCTGAACTGCAGTGCAAATATTCCAGAGATACAGCTTGAAAAAGATGGGAAATGGTATACAGTCAAGAGCGTCTCTCAAGCCAACACGATAACCATCATCGACCCGAGGCTTAACCAAAGCTTGACAACCGGAGGCTGCAGTGACTTGTCAAGCTTCTCTCTTCCAGATTCTCCATGGCTCAAATTGAACACGTTGTACAAATGCAACAATAGTAGTAGGAAGAATGGTTTCAGCTATGCGAATTGCAGAGGAGAAGGAAGCAGCTTGTACTACAATTTGGGAGATGATCATGATGTTTCAGGGTGTTCACCTATTAAGACTCCAGAGAGCTGGGTGACTCCAAAAAATGGGAACCTGTCTGATGTAAATGCTACCTTCTCTCTTCATATAGAACTGCCTGGGAACTGCTTTCGCTGCCACAATAACGGTGGAGAATGTACAAAGGTTAAAAACAATTACCGTTGCGTTGGCGCAAACACAG AACCAAATAACTACCATGCGGAGATGAGGCTAGGATTAG GAATAGGAGGATCTGTCATCTTGATAATCATCTTGGTGGCACTCTTTGCTGTCATCCATAGGAATTACAGAAGGAAAGATGGTTCAGAGCTCTCCAGAGACAACTCAAAATCTGACGTTGAGTTTAGTCAAGTCTTCTTTAAGATACCAATCTTCTCCTATAAGGAACTTCAAGCAGCAACAGACAACTTTAGTAAAGACAGATTACTAGGAGATGGAGGCTTTGGCACTGTGTACTATG GAAAAGTGCGTGATGGGCGAGAAGTTGCAGTGAAGCGTCTCTATGAGCACAATTACAGAAGACTTGAGCAATTCATGAACGAGATAGAAATCCTCACACGTCTCCATCACAAGAATCTAGTCTCCCTCTATGGATGCACTTCACGCCGCAGCCGAGAGCTTCTCCTTGTCTATGAGTTTATTCCAAATGGCACAGTTGCAGATCATCTCTATGGCGAAAACACGCCACACCAAGGCTTTTTAACATGGTCAATGCGCCTGAGCATCGCCATAGAAACAGCGAGTGCATTGGCTTACCTTCATGCTTCGGATATCATACACCGGGATGTCAAGACTACAAACATTCTCCTCGACAGGAATTTCGGAGTAAAAGTCGCGGATTTTGGGCTATCCAGGTTGCTCCCGAGTGATGTAACTCATGTTTCAACTGCTCCTCAGGGTACTCCGGGATACGTGGATCCAGAATATCATCGCTGCTATCATCTAACAGATAAGAGTGACGTGTATAGCTTTGGGGTGGTGCTTGTCGAGCTGATATCATCGAAGCCTGCTGTTGATATAAGTAGATGCAAGAGTGAGATCAATCTATCAAGCTTAGCAATAAACAAGATACAAAACCATGCGACCCACGAGCTGATTGATCAGAATCTTGGATATGCAACGAATGAAGGAGTTAGAAAAATGACTACAATGGTGGCAGAGTTGGCTTTTCAGTGCTTGCAGCAAGACAATACAATGAGACCCACAATGGAACAAGTTGTGCACGAGCTAAAAGGAATCCAGAATGAGGAGCAAAAATGTCCAACCTACGACTACAGAGAGGAGACAATAATTCCACACCCTTCGCCACCAGATTGGGGTGAGGCTGCactattaaaaaatatgaaattccCACGTTCACCAGTCTCTGTGACTGACCAATGGACAAGTAAATCAACCACACCGAATACCAGCGCCTACGAATTCTAG
- a CDS encoding uncharacterized protein (unknown protein; BEST Arabidopsis thaliana protein match is: unknown protein (TAIR:AT1G68440.1); Has 21 Blast hits to 21 proteins in 6 species: Archae - 0; Bacteria - 0; Metazoa - 0; Fungi - 0; Plants - 21; Viruses - 0; Other Eukaryotes - 0 (source: NCBI BLink).) gives MEVPIINRIGDFDMGINSINDPSYLSRALAVSGVGKLHQAYSFWKWGALLLLAFFASFTSLTTRIKTLVFRLRNVNVSLPSQTLLCNYDSDSDWSFSSDSSDEEKDEDDNKEDDSVNGDSRVQRFGYYHDDDDKGISGSVPWLRRCSGSFGDLLDLGSSGVVKLWDNLDFNGEGSPVASFFSKCGSYSLLSSAVLLAAEKKGSDGLEVSAWDARVGFGVPALLAEWKQPGRLLGKIIRVDVGDVDKIYVGDDVEGEITVGDMRMVNGALTELTESEVERMVRRRRRRH, from the coding sequence ATGGAGGTCCCGATTATAAACAGAATAGGCGATTTTGACATGGGGATAAACTCGATAAACGACCCGTCGTATTTATCTCGAGCTTTGGCAGTCTCCGGTGTCGGAAAGTTACATCAAGCTTATAGTTTTTGGAAATGGGGCGCCTTATTGCTACTTGCATTTTTTGCTTCATTTACATCGTTAACTACAAGAATCAAGACTTTAGTCTTTAGATTAAGAAATGTAAACGTGTCTCTACCTTCCCAAACTCTTTTATGTAATTACGACAGCGACTCCGATTGGTCTTTCTCGTCAGACTCTTCAGACGAAGAGAAAGATGAGGACGataacaaagaagatgacTCGGTCAATGGCGATTCACGCGTTCAAAGATTTGGTTATTaccatgatgatgatgataagggTATTAGTGGAAGTGTCCCCTGGTTGCGGCGGTGCAGTGGTAGCTTCGGAGATTTGTTAGATTTAGGCTCAAGCGGAGTCGTGAAGCTTTGGGACAATCTTGATTTCAACGGAGAAGGAAGTCCGGTGGCTTCTTTTTTCAGCAAATGCGGCTCATACTCGTTATTGTCATCGGCGGTTTTATTAGCGGCGGAGAAGAAAGGATCCGACGGCTTGGAAGTGAGTGCGTGGGATGCACGCGTTGGTTTTGGGGTGCCCGCGTTGCTCGCGGAATGGAAGCAGCCGGGAAGGTTACTCGGGAAGATCATTAGGGTTGACGTAGGTGACGTGGACAAGATCTACGTCGGTGATGACGTCGAAGGAGAGATTACTGTGGGAGACATGAGGATGGTTAACGGTGCGTTGACGGAACTGACGGAATCAGAGGTTGAGAGGATGGTGAGAAGACGCAGACGCCGTCATTGA